DNA from Krasilnikovia cinnamomea:
CGACCAGCCCCTCCAGGCACTGCCCGAGGGCGCCCTCCAGGCTGGGATCGGTGGCCACCGGGCCCTGGTACAGCCCCCGCACCATCCAGCGCGGCCCGTCCACGCCGACGAACCGCACATCCGCCGGGCCCTGCGGGGTCTCCACCCGGGCCAGCAGCTCCGTGCCGTACGGGCCGTCGACCTCCTGCGGGCGGACCCCGTCCGCGGCCATCGCCTCGGCGATCTCGCCCCGCACCTCGTCCCAGATGCCCTCGGTGCGCGGCGCCGCGAACACCCCGAGCTGCAGCGCGCTCTCACCCACCACGAGGACGACCTGCTCGACGCCGCCGTCGGGGTTCGCCTGGACCCGGACCTCGACGCCGTCGACCGCCGGGATCTGCAGGCTGCCCAGGTCGAGCCGCTGCACGCCC
Protein-coding regions in this window:
- a CDS encoding DUF3710 domain-containing protein, with product MFSRSKGGPKHVRPADAPRSAALAQSMSAEPEPGAPERGPWDATYAPEGVQRLDLGSLQIPAVDGVEVRVQANPDGGVEQVVLVVGESALQLGVFAAPRTEGIWDEVRGEIAEAMAADGVRPQEVDGPYGTELLARVETPQGPADVRFVGVDGPRWMVRGLYQGPVATDPSLEGALGQCLEGLVVVRDQEARPVREALPLRLPQEMAEHAQQHLADGDGPGAPDPAVH